One stretch of Glycine soja cultivar W05 chromosome 7, ASM419377v2, whole genome shotgun sequence DNA includes these proteins:
- the LOC114417976 gene encoding stem 28 kDa glycoprotein produces the protein MKMKVLVFFVATILVAWQCHAYDMFPLRMNTGYGARTPEVRCASWRLAVEAHNIFGFETIPEECVEATKEYIHGEQYRSDSKTVNQQAYFYARDLEVHPKDTFVFSIDGTVLSNIPYYQKHGYGVEKFNSTLYDEWVNKGNAPALPETLKNYNKLVSLGFKIIFLSGRTLDKQAVTEANLKKAGYHTWEKLILKDPQDPSTPNAVSYKTAAREKLIRQGYNIVGIIGDQWSDLLGGHRGESRTFKLPNPLYYIQ, from the exons ATGAAAATGAAGGTCCTTGTTTTCTTCGTTGCTACAATTTTGGTAGCATGGCAATGCCATGCGTACGATATGTTCCCTCTCCGAATGAACACTGGCTATGGTGCCCGTACTCCGGAGGTGAGATGCGCAAGTTGGAGGCTTGCTGTGGAAGCACACAACATCTTTGGCTTTGAGACCATTCCTGAAGAGTGCGTTGAAGCAACAAAGGAATACATCCATGGCGAACAATATAGATCAGACTCCAAAACAGTTAACCAGCAAGCTTACTTTTATGCCAGAGACCTCGAAGTCCATCCCAAGGACACATTTGTGTTCAGTATAGATGGCACCGTACTCTCTAATATTCCATACTACCAAAAACATGGATATGG GGTGGAGAAATTTAACTCGACCTTGTATGATGAATGGGTTAACAAGGGCAATGCACCGGCACTGCCCGAGACTCTTAAGAATTACAACAAGCTGGTGTCTCTTGGCTTCAAGATTATATTCTTGTCAGGAAGAACACTGGACAAACAGGCCGTAACAGAAGCAAACTTAAAGAAGGCTGGCTACCACACATGGGAAAAATTAATTCTCAA GGATCCACAAGATCCTTCCACTCCAAATGCAGTTTCATACAAAACAGCAGCGAGAGAGAAACTGATAAGGCAGGGATACAACATTGTTGGGATCATTGGAGACCAATGGAGCGATCTCCTCGGAGGCCACAGAGGCGAAAGCAGGACCTTTAAGCTTCCTAATCCCCTGTACTACATTCAGTAG
- the LOC114417977 gene encoding stem 28 kDa glycoprotein-like yields the protein MKVIVFFVAIIILGAEWQCNGSEHEHEHEHGHSYQIFPLRMKTGPGGHYIPEVSCKSWRLGVEAHNVIDWRTIPQDCEGYIGNYMLGHQYRSDSKTVCREAYFYAKTINITAKTTWVFDVDETTLSNLPYFADHGFGVELYNATAFNEWVDLGEAPALPESLKLYNKLLSLGIKIVFITGRPLYQQAVTATNLKLAGYYKWEKLITKDTDKYNGKTAVTYKSTERQKLEENGYNIIGNIGDQWSDILGTNTGHRTFKLPDPMYYIS from the exons atgaaagtCATTGTTTTCTTCGTTGCTATAATAATTTTAGGTGCAGAATGGCAATGCAATGGGTCAGAGCATGAGCATGAGCATGAGCATGGCCACAGCTACCAAATTTTCCCTCTGCGAATGAAAACCGGCCCCGGTGGCCACTACATTCCGGAGGTATCGTGCAAAAGTTGGAGGCTTGGTGTGGAAGCACACAACGTCATTGACTGGAGAACCATTCCTCAAGATTGCGAGGGATATATAGGAAACTACATGCTTGGCCACCAATATAGATCAGACTCCAAAACAGTTTGCCGTGAAGCTTATTTTTATGCTAAAACCATCAACATCACTGCCAAAACCACATGGGTGTTTGATGTAGATGAGACTACGCTCTCTAATCTCCCTTACTTTGCTGATCATGGATTTGG GGTGGAGCTATATAATGCAACAGCGTTTAATGAATGGGTTGACCTTGGCGAGGCACCGGCACTGCCAGAGAGTCTCAAACTGTACAATAAACTGTTGTCTCTTGGCATCAAAATTGTATTCATAACAGGAAGACCACTGTATCAACAGGCTGTAACTGCTACCAACTTAAAGCTTGCTGGATACTACAAATGGGAAAAGTTAATTACCAA GGATACAGATAAATACAATGGTAAGACAGCAGTTACATACAAATCAACTGAGAGGCAGAAGCTGGAGGAAAATGGATACAACATCATTGGAAACATTGGAGACCAATGGAGCGATATATTAGGAACCAACACAGGCCATAGGACCTTTAAGTTGCCTGATCCCATGTACTACATTAGTTGA